TATGTTTACATTTCCAATTGCATTATCTCCAAGGATATCTTGCCTTATTCCACGTTGCAACTGTATAAGGTACATATAGTTTTAATAATCAGGCCTTTCTATAGGAGGTTTGGCTGATTCATGATTGTAAGTAACTATGGCAACCAATATAACCCTACATTTTaccttctttaaaaaacattggaTATGAACAGTCATTTAACAGACAATAATTTCTATAGTATTCTTTTCAAACTCACCGTAATGCAAAAGcatgcgtgcacacacacacacacacacacacacacacacacacacacacacacacacacacacacacacacacacacacacacacacacacacacacacacacacacacacacacacacaaacacacagagaagcctcagtcatacacacagagaaattgtaaactaaatgtataaCCTTACTATTTTCAGTCAGAGTCGTGCCCCATTGAAACAACTTGTGGTGTCTTGGGGGACACTGGGATAGAATTGGCAGTGAGAGCATGGGGAACCGCTAACTTTGTGGCACCGACCCGTCTCTCTGATCCAGTCCAGACTATTTGCGACGTCACGGTGCGGTGTCCTGCcctctttctttaaaatacatgaCCACAATCCCAAATAGCTCTAAATGCAGCTCTGTGGAGCGCTCTTATTTTGGCTACGTTGAtgctttttgtgcattttacaGTAGATCTGGGAATGGAACAATCTCCATTTTGGCTTGGACTGATGAGCTTTGCCAGAGCTGTTGCCCTGACAGCTAATTTATTCTGTTTTCTGCAGATTTAAAGCAGATTTGAGGTAAAATCATGGTTTGATGTGGTGGCTACTGAAATATGCACCAAAACTCACCAGGCAATGATGTAGCgtggtgaaaaagaaaaaaaaaggtggatGGATAGTCCAGAGTTCAAACTAAGGTTTCGTTTCACAGATGGTAAAATCTGGTGTAAATTTATTACATCAATATGTGTAGAGTGGAATATTCCAGTTACATTTCAACATTAGTCAAGCCTCTCCTCAGTGGGAAAAGAATCAACAAAATATTTAGGAATCTACAAAGTTGTGGTCAGCAGATTTGGCTTCAGCAGAGGGGGTTGCCTTATATCAACCAGCTGCTTTGTTTTAGGAAAACACTGTTTGCACGTAATCGTCTTAAAGAAGCTCTGAGGAATTTTAGTGCCGtggaagaaaagaagagagtAAAATCACTCAATAAGCCCGGTGAACCTCAGTGTTTATCTAGCATAGTCCATTCATCATCGTAATTATCACCCTCGCGTGATTACCAAAACACATATGCActcacacagaaaaaacaaagttcTTTTCGCACAATAAAAGGTTAagatatttgcatattttaacattttgaaattgagaAACCATCATGTTCCTTGTGGGAACAGACCTActgtaaacatttgtttctgtttattttctcagcaaaagaagaaaatatgaaagCAATGTCGGGGAAAGCTCAAACAGGCTGCTGCTTTCTTAGATAAACTCTGAAGAGCGGATGTCAGAGTTGCCAAGGTTTGCATCAGCTTAGAATATCTGCAACTCCTTTCCtacttttcaaagtgtttgcGTGTATGCACTTGTCAAATCACAAAGTGTTGTTACTTCGAATGCTTTACTGTGTGTTATgcctatactgtatatacacataaaaatatatttacaaatatatgtaCAGTTGCCAACATAATCCTTCAAAAGTATAGGTGGGAGTGGAGTGGAGAAAGGGGAAGGTGGAGAAAGACCTGCCAAGTTTAGACATCCAGGCATTTTGTTTGAACATTTGTGTCGGTGcctcttcctctgtgtcatACCTGTGCACCTGCGGGTTTCAGCTTTCCTATGCATCGGCCTGCCATGCACCTGGGTTTCTGTTTATGCTATTGCTGGAGGGGTCCTGTTGGTATGTGTAGTCAGTCACTCACTCTGACATCTCAAGAGCCTCGTCCAACACGTGCAAGTACTTTCTGACCTCCATGTACATATCTTAGTCGAAGGGTGATTTCATATACTTATAAACCCTGCTGTTGACAGAAAGTTCAAATATGTTAAAACTCTTGCAGCGCTTGTTCTCTTTAGATTTTTTTGGTACACTTTCTGACTACTTGCTACCCTTGTATCTTTTTCCAGCTATTCCCTAATGGCCTACGTGACACAAatcagaaatgtaaacacagacacacacgtggGCCAATTGACAGGGTCACATATGGGATGTGCTCCTTAATTCAGTATCAATTTCCCAGTGTAAATATTAGTCAATGTCAGGACCGTTTACTCTGTAATGGCAGTCCTTCTGCTGTTCTTTCCGTAAagcactttctctctctgctcttctcccTCGGGCCTTTCCTCTCAAAACCCCTCTCCTTATTACTCCCCTCATCCAGCCTCATGTAATCCCCCGTTTCTCATTACCCAATCTTCTCTCCTGTTCTTTGCGTCTCCTCTTGAGCGCCAGCAGTCTCTGACAAGGCCCAGTCGCCTGCCAGACGGCCCTGTTCCCCACATTGAAAATCCCCCTTCTTCCTATTCTCCTGACACAATATGATTAATCATTCCATTAACTGATCCACTGTCATTGGACTGTTGAGGGGCGCTTATAATAAAACCTCAACCATCCCCCTGGGAGACACCCAATCTTCCAGCTATCTTAGAAAGCTCTCGAGCAAGCTCTACTCTTCTTTGTTCACTACATGCCTAAAACAGATGTCATCTAAAGTGGGTTCTGTCAATAAATCTGCCACTACGTGAAGagactgaataaaataatgtaactggtagtgttgtagtactcgagaCTGggcactttttaaatatcttaGTCTCGGAATCGACTGAATTTGTACTTTGTCATGTCTCGGTCTCAGACCGCAATCATTTTTGTCAAGACCAATCCACATCAGATTGGATGTAAAACACCCGGTTTCAAATGCAACTAATAACGTGACTTCACTGAATAACTTTTAAGCCCTCACGAGACTCTGAATTTCCACACAGAAAAACGTCACTAATTTACAAatgtactgtttttaaatgaaaataatgatgttttaataaatatgaaaaagttGAATTTATATCTTACGGTTTGAATGCGGGTCTTTTTATGATGATGTGGATTTTTCAGATCAAATTGACAATGATATCTTccacattttatgtattatgtAGTGTTGGATTCAAAATAGTCCGGTTCCGGTCTTGACATGGTCTCGAACTCTAAAAGTCTTGGTCTTAGTACACTCCGGTCTTGGTTGTGACTTGGtggtcttgactacaacactagTAACTTGTtcaaaaaacactgaaatgttgttAGAATTGGAAGCAAAGGAAaagtttgactttaaaatacttttaaaatcaagggCTCGattaaaatgcacacacatattgtgtaaaaagaaaggttgaaaaaaaatgaacatgaacCAAACAAGACTTGAACAAACGCTATGAGGTAATACTTCACTGctggttttacatttgatatttattgaAACAAAGTAGAGCATTGAGCCAATTtgtaaaaagtaacaaaatatcAGCTATAACACATTATGTTAAACAAACCTCAAATTCACGGAGAAGcttataaatatacatatctGGATTGGTAGAAAATAGTTTGTCTATTGAGAATCATCACAGGGATAGTGAGCAGTTAACTGAGTGGTACTGAAAATATGTGGTAATGATAAAAACCTCAACACTTGTGATATATAAATTtatacaggtgtgtgtatgtcagtAAAGCTGAACATGAGTGAGAAGAAAGAGTTTGTGTGTCGAAACAATAAGGTGCATTTCCCTTTACAAACAGTGAAGAGCCGCATTAGTGAGCACACCATTTTTAaaagtgacttaaaaaaaacttgaggTTTTCTGACTAAATATTGATGTATTATGGATatggtgtttttatgtttttagctTGGAGGAGGATctgttttaagaaaataaatacagtttactGATTGGTTGGATAGACATACTATATACAGAGCATGGAATATTTCACCACTGTAACCACAACATCGCCCATATATATTCAAACCATATTAAgtattgtaaaataatgttaaatggATAATCTGAATTAATATGGAAAAGAATGTAGGCtataatattgatatatttgCTGATGCATGgtagtaaaaaacaacaacagctgaaCAGACACGCACAGACAGGTTTTAGCCTCTGTATCAAAGTGCATAATGGTGGAGGGCTTGTTGCAGCACCTGGGGAACTCTAAGGCTTCTGGGACAGCTTAATAAAAGGCCCAATCCCCAAATCACCCTCTTATTGTACCCATTGTACTCCAAGGACTTGCACGGACCAACAGTGTTCCTTTCTCTACATGTGGGGAGAGGACGAGTAGACTTTGGTTAAGATGTGAAGGCTGGTTTGGGACTGAACCCATGAAAACACATCTATACACTAAAGCACACATGTGTTTTCCTCTCAACACAGTCAACAAACCAGGACTTCATATTCAACTATgccacaaatataaaacactacTCTTCTTAGGAAATGGAAGCAGAGTCCAATTTCGCAACCAGTGTGACCCATCTGAAAAATGTTATATTCTGATATTGATAAATGGTGGAGGGAGATTTCCAGCCAGTTTGAGGCACTTGTATGGGTTAAAATTAGCTGGTGATAACTGggccaaaataaaacataacaatctcaaaaataaatatttcacgATACTCTCAGTTTCTGAAGACATAagatttttttttgaaaaaaaagagtcagTCTTTTTGCAATGGCATAATTGTTTAActctataaatataatttatatagTTTCTTTCTTccattctctctctgtgttcaaCTCCTTTGCTCCTCTGCTCACGAATACACACAGATGTATGCCCATCGTCtgcaagcaaacacacacaggcaacacTCCTCTTCTCACTTGCAGACAAATTGGTCAACGATTTTGGTGCAGCGCTTGCACTTGACGTAGCAGCACCAGTGGAACTTGCAGTGGCAGCGCTCCACTATCTGCGCCTTGTACTGGTCGTAACCGCGGCCGCAGCACATCAGCTCGCACCCATCCATGCCCTCCGAGGTCTTGTTGCAAAGGCGTCCCACTGTGCCCAGGGAGCCCGTGCTCTGGTTCTTCAGGCAGTAGTCTGGACTGGATTCAATGTATACCAGGTCGTGGCTTGTGGGGGCATTAAACTTGCTGTGCATCTGCACCAGCTTTCCACGCGTGTTGAGCTTCATGGCAGCAGCACTGTCATACTTTTCCTTCAGTGCGTCGCCCACCTTGCGGAAGTCAGCCAGTTGTAGCCAACACGTCTTCAGGCTGCAGGAGCCTGACACCCCGTGGCACTTGCAGGACACGTTGGCAAGGTCGGACACCGTCTGAGagtagagaggagggggaggaaaataaataaaggaattaaCAAGGTGATCCTGcaaaaccatttattttaatgtggcaaattgcaaaaaaatgtccaaGCGACACATGcttcatttttttactttgaccTCTCTGTATAAATATTTGCACTATGTGCTGCTCATGATCTCATAAGGCATTAATTTTCCATAAAGGACCGAAGGATCCTGTCCATGTCTCCTATAGCTCATTGAATCATACATTGTCCACTCATTTGTCCTACTTGAAAGAACACTGCCGGGCAAAAGATATCTTGAATTACGTTTCCTTTGAGGTGGTTTCAagatgtttgaaaatgaaaagaaacccCAGAGCTGCCTCCAGGGATTCTGTCTCCTGATCAAAGCCTCAGGAGGGGAGAGCTGACAGAGCTGTTACCCAGATAATCAGTGGAGACCTATCTCATTGACCTGGATTGTCTCACTTCCAAACCCTCTTACTCTTCCTATCACTGGCTGGTCTCATTCTATGGTCTGCAGTTTATATCATTATGCTTGCTTCTTATCTGATTAAATCTTATGAACTTTGTGTGTGCCTGTATGTGTCTGTATACTGTATAATCCCAGTGTCTTACCCTCCTTCCAGCCTCGTTATTGTGTATATTCATCATCAGTCGTGCGCTCTCATACGAGCCTTTGGGGTAGCTCTTCTCCCTCTCACGTGCGTCCACAAACTCCTTGGAGAACCTGTAGCCATAGTTGAGGTTGTCTCCGCAGCCGCCCCACAGCCAATCTCGCGGCAGGTCCTTGGGGCGAGCTGCGCGGCTGCACCCACAGCTGGAGAGCTCACCCTCTCTGCAGGCACGGCTCACCGCGTTCACCACCCCTGCCGCACTGATGGCATAAGTGAATGCTGTTTCTCGGCTGCCTGCAGACACAAAAACGGGAAAATcatatcacatttaaaacaacagggAACATAGtaaataagaaatgtgttttaatttggcAAATTCATCCACTATTCCATTTTTCTAgggtatttattttacagtaaatggTTGTCACTTTCATTTTGCTAGAATCATTTAAACAGTGTTATGGGATGTGATGTCATATGACAGCATTGACCATACATTAAGATTACAGAGCATTTCAACCAAGAGTTGCAAGCTCCTCATCACCAAATGTTGAATGTTGGAATCTGGTTTGCTGTTATTGGGCTTCAGCCAGAGTGAAGAGGGCGCCCTCCAGT
The Eleginops maclovinus isolate JMC-PN-2008 ecotype Puerto Natales chromosome 1, JC_Emac_rtc_rv5, whole genome shotgun sequence genome window above contains:
- the wnt5a gene encoding protein Wnt-5a, whose protein sequence is MNLGLGCVCRPVCWPYGSLLDSRHCVFALTLLTLLMQVVVEANSWWSLAMNPLLIPEAYIIGAQPLCSQLVGLSQGQKKLCQLYQDHMQYIGEGAKTGIRECQYQFRHRRWNCSTVDNSSVFGRVMQIGSRETAFTYAISAAGVVNAVSRACREGELSSCGCSRAARPKDLPRDWLWGGCGDNLNYGYRFSKEFVDAREREKSYPKGSYESARLMMNIHNNEAGRRTVSDLANVSCKCHGVSGSCSLKTCWLQLADFRKVGDALKEKYDSAAAMKLNTRGKLVQMHSKFNAPTSHDLVYIESSPDYCLKNQSTGSLGTVGRLCNKTSEGMDGCELMCCGRGYDQYKAQIVERCHCKFHWCCYVKCKRCTKIVDQFVCK